In the Candidatus Cloacimonas acidaminovorans str. Evry genome, one interval contains:
- a CDS encoding tRNA threonylcarbamoyladenosine dehydratase: MNKADFYRTELLVGQQGMQKLAQTCVAIIGLGGVGSYSAEALARSGIGKFILIDFDVIEATNINRQILALHSTIGKPKVEIMQQRILDINPQADVIMYKEVLDKENQERLLTGADYCVDAIDSLGSKICLLEYLIKNEDKFISVMGAGNRLDPFQVHLSTIDKSHNCPLARRVRKLLSKRGIQRNFPCVYSSELPLVPEKNNDISEEGVIDRAKQKQVIGSISYLPAVMGLMAASYVIRSILEG, encoded by the coding sequence ATGAATAAAGCGGATTTTTATAGAACAGAGCTATTAGTTGGACAACAAGGAATGCAGAAATTAGCCCAAACCTGCGTTGCAATTATTGGTTTGGGTGGAGTTGGTTCTTATTCTGCAGAGGCCTTAGCTCGTTCTGGGATAGGGAAATTTATTCTGATTGACTTTGATGTAATTGAGGCAACTAATATCAACAGGCAGATTTTAGCTTTGCATTCCACAATTGGCAAGCCCAAGGTGGAAATAATGCAGCAGAGGATTCTGGATATCAATCCACAGGCAGATGTGATTATGTATAAGGAAGTTCTGGATAAGGAAAATCAGGAAAGATTACTTACGGGAGCGGATTATTGTGTAGATGCCATTGATAGTTTGGGTTCCAAAATATGTCTATTGGAGTATTTGATTAAAAATGAAGACAAATTTATCAGTGTAATGGGAGCGGGAAATCGTTTAGACCCCTTTCAAGTTCATCTTTCTACGATTGATAAAAGCCACAATTGCCCTTTAGCAAGAAGAGTTAGAAAACTATTAAGCAAGAGAGGTATTCAGAGAAATTTTCCCTGTGTTTATTCTTCCGAGTTGCCCCTTGTTCCTGAAAAAAATAATGATATTTCGGAAGAGGGAGTTATTGATAGAGCAAAGCAAAAACAAGTTATTGGTTCTATCAGTTATTTACCTGCTGTAATGGGATTGATGGCTGCGTCTTATGTTATAAGATCTATTCTGGAAGGTTGA
- a CDS encoding glycosyltransferase family 4 protein: protein MNSLERVLGYPFYYTGVLADKILHWNNPSSLFFFFPHFHTGGAEQVHLDILRIFADQKPFIIITKNSRNKTHYQAMQKSGRLIEIYKYLNNTNRFLVKNFFYGFLASMINRHPKSIVISANSTIFYELCYYLKESYIIDILHGLFGINNKHWVRATPKINKRIVVSQAVYNSVKKIYITNGFADKYDDRLKIIHNAVPLCNFNITKDLNAPLKIVFIARNSKEKRFHLYQHIAQKVIKELPGTIFYCIGNYDKTEPAVNLGEICNRQKLYETIKDFHILILCSISEGFGLVIAEAMTCGLVPLATDVGGVKETFQDKINGILVRAKDEQEIIGEFISYLKELDANRELLQQMSNSAREYVQEHFNYDRFKVEYTKVVEEGRNR from the coding sequence ATGAATAGCTTAGAGCGAGTATTAGGTTATCCTTTTTATTATACGGGGGTTTTAGCCGATAAGATTTTACATTGGAATAATCCCAGTTCCCTCTTTTTTTTCTTTCCTCATTTTCATACTGGAGGAGCAGAACAGGTTCATCTTGACATTTTGCGTATTTTTGCAGACCAAAAACCTTTTATTATAATTACTAAGAATTCGCGTAACAAAACCCATTATCAGGCAATGCAAAAAAGCGGAAGATTGATTGAAATATACAAATACCTTAATAACACAAATCGTTTTTTAGTTAAGAATTTCTTCTATGGATTTCTGGCTTCAATGATCAATAGACATCCCAAGTCAATTGTGATTTCTGCCAACAGCACTATTTTCTATGAACTATGTTATTATTTGAAAGAGAGTTATATTATTGATATTCTGCATGGTCTGTTTGGAATAAATAACAAACACTGGGTTCGAGCAACTCCCAAAATCAATAAAAGAATAGTTGTCTCTCAAGCAGTATATAATTCAGTAAAAAAAATCTATATAACTAATGGCTTTGCTGATAAATATGATGATCGTTTAAAAATAATTCACAATGCTGTCCCTTTGTGTAATTTTAATATTACTAAGGATTTGAATGCTCCTCTTAAAATTGTCTTTATTGCGCGCAATTCAAAAGAGAAGCGATTCCACTTATATCAACACATTGCTCAAAAAGTTATTAAGGAGCTTCCGGGGACAATATTTTATTGTATAGGAAACTACGATAAAACCGAACCGGCAGTGAATTTGGGTGAAATATGTAACCGCCAGAAGTTGTATGAGACAATAAAGGATTTTCATATTCTAATTCTATGTTCTATTTCCGAAGGTTTTGGTTTGGTAATAGCTGAAGCGATGACATGTGGTTTGGTTCCATTAGCTACTGATGTAGGAGGGGTAAAAGAGACCTTTCAGGATAAAATTAATGGTATATTAGTTAGAGCTAAGGACGAACAGGAGATAATTGGAGAATTTATCTCTTATCTTAAGGAACTTGATGCAAATAGGGAATTATTACAGCAGATGAGTAATTCAGCTCGGGAATATGTGCAAGAGCATTTTAATTATGACCGTTTTAAAGTTGAATACACCAAAGTAGTTGAAGAAGGCAGAAACCGGTAA
- a CDS encoding TatD family hydrolase — translation MAFIIDGHCHLANLDVLMPVKPLMDETKKFGLDFWLSSALTKAEIAWHQKNPDKRIAYSAGIHPNYKECDLELKDIEELCIEKRIWAIGEIGLDRNNPDFAGQLKIFIEQLELAKQYNLPVVLHLVGHISEAYKLLKQYKLPYLVHGYASSLQGFKELLRLKSFFTISERLLKWDKKELLKAMIESKRYLFETDITRDYVQEEETNPLLRLNTLISSVAEFAEIPRGKLIEQQQKNFNSYE, via the coding sequence ATGGCTTTTATAATAGATGGGCATTGTCATTTAGCCAATTTGGATGTGCTAATGCCAGTTAAACCCTTAATGGATGAAACAAAGAAATTTGGCTTGGACTTTTGGCTTTCTTCTGCACTTACAAAAGCGGAAATTGCCTGGCATCAAAAAAACCCCGATAAACGCATTGCTTATAGTGCTGGAATTCATCCTAACTACAAAGAGTGCGATTTGGAACTGAAGGATATTGAAGAACTCTGTATAGAGAAAAGGATTTGGGCAATAGGAGAAATCGGATTGGACAGAAACAATCCTGATTTTGCAGGTCAACTGAAGATATTTATAGAGCAGCTGGAACTTGCCAAACAATACAATTTGCCTGTGGTTTTACACCTGGTGGGGCATATTAGCGAAGCATATAAACTGCTGAAACAATATAAATTGCCTTATCTTGTGCATGGTTATGCAAGTTCCTTACAGGGTTTTAAGGAACTTTTACGCCTAAAGTCCTTTTTTACTATTTCCGAGCGTTTATTGAAGTGGGATAAAAAAGAGCTTTTAAAAGCTATGATAGAAAGTAAACGCTATCTTTTTGAGACAGATATCACCCGAGATTATGTGCAGGAAGAAGAAACTAATCCTCTTTTGCGCTTAAATACTCTTATTTCTTCTGTAGCTGAATTTGCAGAAATTCCAAGAGGTAAATTAATAGAACAACAACAAAAAAACTTTAACAGCTATGAATAA
- a CDS encoding CDP-glycerol glycerophosphotransferase family protein: MKKIKLLFRIGYAYHKSAFDPIIDLLLNNDKYDVWFSLDMEKIKYFIFEFPYRNQIIEDWKKLGYRFTNETKGFDIVISGDTLHNAKDYGKTLLIFLNHGTGIKNILYRNLARSPGVKYQIFVEGQHRVDSLLKCPYLGKSEVHLIGLPKLDYYFQGKFNREEVLQRWGLNPAKKTILFAPTYKPTCMYEIKDDIFEQTRDYNLIIKLHPYSWMGKYAPHKQHRIFEKRVKKYPHSVLLPFIEFNIVPYYAAADTVLSEASSTVFDFIALNKFGIVYDLACDKLNHSDGQPLLEIDNREFLKGAYPHIQNGKQLPEAIATALNPTLDMIAKADEYRQRYFYGLDGKAAIRFVEKMEELYYEGGHENGV, encoded by the coding sequence ATGAAGAAGATAAAACTCCTGTTCAGAATAGGTTATGCCTATCATAAGTCCGCCTTTGATCCGATTATAGACCTCTTGCTGAATAACGATAAATACGATGTCTGGTTCTCATTGGATATGGAAAAAATAAAGTATTTCATCTTTGAATTTCCCTATCGGAACCAGATAATTGAGGACTGGAAAAAACTTGGCTACCGTTTTACCAACGAAACAAAGGGCTTTGATATTGTAATTTCCGGTGACACACTACATAATGCAAAGGACTATGGAAAAACACTATTGATTTTTCTGAATCACGGAACAGGAATTAAAAACATACTTTATCGCAATTTAGCTCGCTCTCCTGGGGTTAAATACCAGATTTTTGTGGAAGGCCAACATAGAGTTGATTCCTTGTTAAAATGCCCTTATTTGGGAAAAAGCGAAGTCCATTTAATCGGCTTACCCAAATTGGACTATTACTTTCAGGGTAAATTTAACAGAGAAGAGGTCTTGCAACGCTGGGGTCTTAATCCCGCTAAAAAAACAATCCTCTTCGCTCCCACTTATAAGCCAACCTGTATGTATGAAATAAAAGATGACATCTTTGAGCAAACCAGGGACTATAACTTAATAATTAAACTTCACCCATACAGCTGGATGGGAAAATATGCCCCGCATAAACAACATCGCATTTTTGAAAAAAGGGTGAAAAAGTATCCCCATTCCGTACTTTTACCTTTTATAGAATTTAATATTGTCCCTTATTATGCTGCTGCCGATACGGTTCTCAGTGAGGCATCCAGCACGGTTTTTGATTTTATTGCCCTAAATAAATTTGGTATTGTTTATGATCTTGCTTGCGATAAACTTAATCATTCGGACGGTCAACCTCTGTTGGAAATTGATAACCGGGAGTTTTTAAAAGGCGCTTATCCCCATATCCAAAACGGAAAACAGCTTCCTGAAGCAATTGCTACAGCTCTCAATCCTACTTTAGATATGATTGCCAAAGCGGATGAATACCGTCAACGCTATTTCTATGGCTTGGATGGAAAAGCCGCTATCCGTTTTGTAGAAAAAATGGAAGAATTATACTATGAAGGCGGTCACGAAAATGGAGTGTAA
- a CDS encoding glycosyltransferase family 2 protein: MEQLSAVLIVKNEEQNISRCLKSISWADEIVVLDTGSSDETVNLCKALGAKVYYLDKWEGFGKAKQQAVDLASFDWILSIDADEEFSQELQKELQALKKRNFDNSAWRLKRRSYYLGKPIHFCGWQNDAPVRLFNRKKGGFNEKLVHEGIQTSQKVKSCKHYLYHFTNPTAEVHYAKMRMYGELSAKQLYAQGKRANEFIAWVRGIFKFLKMFIFQLGFLDGAKGFLLCKNSAWGVWYRYHLLGKMKK; the protein is encoded by the coding sequence ATGGAGCAACTTTCTGCAGTTTTGATTGTAAAAAACGAGGAACAAAATATTTCCCGCTGCTTAAAATCTATTTCTTGGGCGGATGAAATAGTGGTTTTAGATACCGGTTCCAGCGATGAAACAGTCAATCTTTGTAAGGCATTGGGAGCTAAAGTTTATTATTTGGATAAATGGGAAGGTTTTGGCAAAGCCAAACAGCAAGCAGTAGACCTTGCTTCTTTTGACTGGATTCTTTCTATTGATGCCGATGAGGAATTTAGCCAGGAACTGCAAAAAGAACTACAGGCACTTAAAAAAAGGAATTTTGATAATTCTGCCTGGCGGCTAAAAAGAAGGTCTTATTATTTGGGTAAGCCAATTCATTTTTGCGGTTGGCAAAATGATGCTCCGGTGCGTTTGTTTAACAGAAAAAAAGGCGGATTTAACGAAAAGCTGGTTCACGAAGGCATTCAGACCTCGCAAAAAGTTAAGTCCTGTAAACATTATCTTTATCATTTTACTAATCCTACAGCAGAAGTTCATTATGCCAAAATGCGTATGTATGGAGAATTAAGTGCCAAACAGCTTTATGCACAAGGCAAAAGAGCTAATGAATTTATTGCCTGGGTTAGAGGCATCTTCAAGTTCCTTAAAATGTTCATTTTCCAGCTGGGTTTTCTGGATGGTGCCAAGGGTTTTTTACTGTGTAAAAATTCCGCTTGGGGCGTTTGGTATCGTTATCATCTTTTAGGGAAAATGAAAAAATGA
- a CDS encoding glycosyltransferase family 4 protein, with amino-acid sequence MKVLHIDAEKHWRGGQQQAVYLYEGMLKSDYKCGFVCCPGSQLQQYFEKKRLPYHCLMFRGESDIISAFNLARLCRRYSYNILQLHSSHSLSWGLWAKFFYPSLKLVATRRVDFPIGKNPLSAFKYKNRAVNKIVAVSDNIRKVLISCGVPSEKVVVIYSGIDLHKFDTVQVPKDFRQTWNIPEKSIIVGTVAAFAGHKDYPNFLKSASMAVKENPNLFFITVGGGDLLSEMKNIAQELGLQGHIAFTGFQKEVGHFLKAFDIFVLASYLEGLGTSVLEAMSIGLPVVGTKAGGITEMIISGENGLLVPPQNPSELSKAILYLAQNPLLREEYGKKALESVQNFDKERMIAKYLELYKSL; translated from the coding sequence ATGAAAGTTCTTCATATTGATGCGGAAAAACATTGGAGAGGGGGTCAACAACAGGCAGTATATCTTTATGAAGGTATGCTTAAAAGTGATTATAAATGTGGTTTTGTTTGTTGTCCTGGTTCTCAATTACAGCAGTATTTTGAAAAAAAACGGCTACCTTATCATTGTCTTATGTTCAGAGGTGAATCAGATATAATTTCAGCTTTTAATTTAGCTCGTCTTTGTCGTCGTTATTCCTATAATATTTTACAATTGCATAGCAGTCATTCTCTCAGTTGGGGACTTTGGGCAAAGTTCTTTTATCCGAGCTTAAAACTTGTAGCTACAAGAAGAGTTGACTTTCCTATAGGTAAAAATCCTTTATCCGCTTTTAAGTATAAAAACAGAGCAGTTAATAAAATTGTTGCTGTTTCGGATAATATTCGCAAAGTTCTAATTTCCTGTGGTGTTCCCTCTGAAAAGGTTGTTGTTATTTATAGTGGAATAGACCTGCATAAATTTGATACTGTTCAGGTTCCGAAAGATTTTCGCCAAACCTGGAATATACCTGAAAAAAGCATTATTGTAGGAACCGTAGCTGCTTTTGCAGGACATAAGGATTATCCTAATTTTCTAAAATCTGCTTCAATGGCTGTAAAAGAAAATCCAAACCTGTTTTTTATAACTGTTGGTGGAGGAGATTTACTTTCCGAAATGAAAAATATTGCTCAAGAATTAGGTTTGCAGGGACATATTGCGTTCACCGGTTTTCAAAAAGAAGTGGGACATTTCTTAAAAGCATTTGATATCTTTGTTTTGGCTTCCTATCTGGAAGGACTTGGCACTTCTGTTTTAGAAGCAATGAGTATTGGACTTCCTGTTGTTGGAACAAAAGCAGGAGGTATTACGGAAATGATTATTTCTGGAGAAAATGGTCTTCTTGTTCCTCCTCAGAATCCATCAGAATTATCTAAAGCAATATTATATTTGGCGCAAAACCCGTTATTGAGAGAAGAATACGGCAAAAAAGCGTTAGAAAGCGTCCAAAATTTTGATAAAGAGCGAATGATAGCTAAATATCTGGAGCTATACAAATCACTATGA
- a CDS encoding glycosyltransferase yields the protein MSISLVIPVFNYLNLLEKCLFSVYRQSVQPDEIILSDDGSDEDIVAFYNAQKRKTAIPLILVRQKHLQFRAARVRNNGVSVSKGDVLVFLDQDIVIPQDYLKCIMANLNQRKFLSGYPVRLSKEQSDKLTFEIIEQNNWDAILTAEQKRKIQKQYKKDFLSYLLFRYLHLGGHGAKLRGGVSAIFKSDFELVNGYDENYIGWGNEDDDLGRRLQELGRSGFNFVSNQIPLHLYHTHYHDQGERKNANYSERCKKKISHRNYRCQKGLSSVRNDLEILE from the coding sequence ATGAGTATAAGCTTAGTTATTCCTGTATTTAATTATTTGAACTTACTGGAAAAATGCCTGTTTTCTGTGTATAGACAAAGTGTGCAACCGGATGAAATTATCCTTTCCGATGATGGTTCGGATGAAGATATTGTTGCTTTTTATAACGCTCAAAAAAGGAAAACCGCAATTCCGCTTATTTTAGTGAGACAGAAGCATCTTCAATTTCGCGCTGCCAGAGTAAGAAACAACGGTGTTTCCGTTAGTAAAGGCGATGTTTTGGTTTTTCTGGATCAGGATATTGTGATTCCGCAAGATTATTTAAAATGTATAATGGCAAATCTTAACCAGAGAAAGTTTTTAAGCGGCTATCCTGTGCGTTTAAGTAAAGAACAAAGCGATAAATTAACTTTTGAAATTATAGAACAGAATAACTGGGATGCAATTTTAACTGCAGAACAAAAGAGAAAAATACAAAAACAGTATAAAAAGGACTTTCTATCCTATTTGCTTTTTCGTTATCTACATCTTGGTGGACACGGGGCAAAATTGCGAGGAGGTGTATCTGCTATCTTTAAAAGTGATTTTGAATTAGTTAACGGATATGATGAAAACTATATTGGTTGGGGGAATGAGGATGATGATTTGGGTAGACGCTTACAGGAATTAGGAAGAAGCGGTTTTAATTTTGTGTCTAACCAAATCCCTCTTCACCTGTATCATACACATTATCACGATCAGGGTGAAAGAAAAAATGCCAATTATAGCGAACGCTGTAAAAAAAAGATTTCACATAGAAATTATAGGTGCCAAAAAGGATTAAGTTCTGTTCGTAATGATTTGGAGATATTAGAATGA
- a CDS encoding phosphocholine cytidylyltransferase family protein, producing MKGVIISAGIGSRLWKTTKQVPKTLLPYKNGTILSTIIEQLKQAGITELIIVVGFKKNYIVDYLQKNPPSLPVTFAENLEWEKGNALSVYKVKNYIMAEPFLLSMADHLVKVEALKQIVDSPERINLLLVDPFITENFDLDDATKVKTENDYIIAIGKELTDYNALDCGIFRLEPDFFSAVEKAVAKGKDSISNAITELIPLRRIKSITLNKANQWIDIDTPEAYQFAQKF from the coding sequence TTGAAAGGTGTAATAATTTCTGCCGGAATTGGCAGTCGCCTTTGGAAAACTACAAAGCAAGTTCCTAAAACCCTGCTTCCCTATAAAAACGGAACTATTCTTTCCACTATTATTGAACAGCTAAAACAGGCAGGAATAACGGAACTGATTATAGTAGTTGGTTTTAAGAAGAATTATATCGTAGATTATCTGCAGAAAAATCCCCCGTCTTTACCAGTTACTTTTGCGGAAAACCTTGAATGGGAAAAAGGCAATGCTCTTTCGGTTTACAAAGTAAAGAATTATATAATGGCTGAACCTTTTCTCCTTTCTATGGCTGATCACCTGGTAAAAGTGGAAGCACTGAAACAAATTGTGGATTCCCCTGAACGCATAAACCTGCTTTTAGTTGACCCCTTTATAACGGAAAACTTTGATCTTGATGACGCTACCAAAGTAAAAACTGAAAATGATTACATAATTGCCATCGGAAAAGAACTGACTGATTACAATGCTCTTGATTGCGGAATTTTCCGTTTGGAACCGGATTTCTTTTCTGCGGTAGAAAAGGCAGTTGCCAAAGGAAAGGACTCTATCAGCAATGCCATTACAGAATTGATACCGTTAAGGCGTATAAAGTCAATTACTTTAAATAAAGCAAATCAGTGGATAGATATAGACACTCCTGAAGCATATCAATTTGCTCAAAAATTCTGA
- a CDS encoding glycosyltransferase family protein — protein sequence MKISGFSFVRNGIKLYYPVVESILSILPICDEFVIAIGKSDPDDDTKERILALRETKIKIIDTEWDPKLCKRGVINAWQTDIAKNQCQGDWLFYLQADEVVHEKYLPVIKKRCEELLNSKEVEGLLFYYKHFWGDYYHYQNGHGWYPFEIRIIRNDPHIHSYQSAQSFRYFEYYDNPRQEKGTRKLKVAKVDAEIYHYGWVRPPQLMQNKRRALDSVHWGKEKADTYYNNAPQYFDYGPLSLLAVFNGTHPKVMQERISCFDWQDKLQLTGKPNPYREPHKHETFKYRFLTFIEKHFNSGKQIGTFKNYILLKR from the coding sequence ATGAAGATAAGTGGATTTTCATTTGTACGCAACGGAATAAAACTATACTATCCGGTAGTGGAGTCCATATTGAGCATTTTGCCTATTTGCGATGAATTCGTAATTGCAATAGGTAAGAGTGACCCGGATGATGATACTAAAGAACGCATTTTGGCATTAAGGGAAACGAAAATAAAAATTATTGATACAGAATGGGACCCAAAATTGTGTAAAAGGGGAGTAATTAATGCCTGGCAAACTGACATTGCCAAAAATCAATGTCAAGGTGACTGGCTTTTCTATCTACAAGCGGATGAAGTCGTTCACGAAAAATATTTGCCCGTAATTAAGAAACGCTGTGAAGAACTGTTAAACAGTAAAGAAGTGGAAGGTTTACTCTTTTACTATAAACATTTTTGGGGTGATTATTACCATTATCAAAATGGGCATGGCTGGTATCCTTTTGAAATAAGAATTATCCGTAACGACCCACATATTCATTCTTATCAGAGTGCTCAATCCTTTCGCTATTTTGAATATTATGATAATCCCAGGCAGGAAAAAGGTACCCGTAAGCTGAAAGTTGCTAAAGTTGATGCAGAAATTTATCACTACGGTTGGGTACGCCCTCCTCAATTAATGCAAAATAAACGCCGGGCTTTGGATTCTGTGCACTGGGGGAAAGAAAAAGCAGATACTTATTATAATAATGCACCTCAATATTTTGATTATGGACCTTTGTCGCTATTGGCAGTATTTAACGGAACTCATCCTAAAGTTATGCAGGAAAGGATTTCCTGTTTTGACTGGCAGGATAAATTGCAACTTACAGGCAAACCCAATCCTTATCGTGAACCACATAAGCACGAAACCTTTAAATACCGCTTTTTAACCTTTATAGAAAAACATTTTAATAGCGGTAAACAGATTGGCACTTTCAAAAACTATATTTTATTGAAACGATGA
- the waaF gene encoding lipopolysaccharide heptosyltransferase II, protein MKEPQNILIVQTAFIGDVILITPLIRATAELYPQAKIDVMVVPDAVKLLENNPYVNEVIIDEKRKNVVISTLQLIKQIREKHYDLVITPHSSFRTHLILYFSHIPERIGFNRGSAAWMLTKKVEHSVGPHKIVKNLGLLKPLSEREFDLQTELFPSEKDRQKAEKLLQPLSGKTIIAVAPGSIWQTKCWEPNSYISLCRKLINSGYAIVLIGGESDKLISNEIENALGKNNANLINLAGVTNLLESAAVIAKCSLMICNDSGAMHIANAMQTRVFAFFGPTVQRFGYYPYREGDRVFEVELECRPCGSHGSKKCPQKHHNCMKQIEVEPVFKAVETTLR, encoded by the coding sequence ATGAAAGAGCCGCAAAATATTCTAATAGTGCAAACAGCTTTTATTGGCGATGTGATATTAATTACACCTTTGATAAGAGCTACAGCAGAATTGTATCCCCAGGCAAAAATAGATGTGATGGTTGTTCCTGATGCGGTTAAGTTACTGGAAAATAATCCTTATGTGAATGAAGTAATTATAGATGAAAAACGCAAAAATGTGGTTATATCTACCTTGCAACTAATCAAGCAGATTAGAGAGAAGCATTATGACCTGGTTATCACTCCTCATAGTTCATTTCGGACCCATTTAATCCTGTATTTTAGTCATATTCCTGAACGCATAGGTTTTAACAGAGGTTCTGCTGCTTGGATGTTGACAAAAAAAGTAGAGCACTCTGTCGGTCCACATAAGATAGTTAAAAACTTAGGACTTTTGAAACCTTTAAGCGAGAGGGAATTTGATCTGCAAACAGAACTTTTTCCTTCCGAAAAAGATAGGCAGAAAGCGGAAAAATTACTTCAACCCTTATCCGGAAAAACAATAATAGCTGTAGCACCTGGTTCTATCTGGCAAACCAAATGCTGGGAACCGAATTCTTATATCTCACTCTGCCGAAAACTGATAAATAGTGGTTATGCTATTGTGTTAATTGGAGGGGAAAGCGATAAACTCATAAGTAATGAAATAGAAAATGCCTTGGGGAAAAATAATGCTAATCTAATAAATCTGGCAGGAGTTACTAATTTACTGGAAAGTGCTGCTGTAATTGCAAAATGTTCTTTAATGATTTGTAATGATAGTGGCGCAATGCATATTGCCAATGCTATGCAGACAAGGGTTTTTGCCTTTTTTGGACCTACGGTTCAGCGTTTTGGCTATTATCCTTATCGGGAAGGAGACAGAGTTTTTGAAGTGGAACTGGAATGTAGACCCTGTGGTAGTCATGGCAGTAAAAAATGTCCGCAAAAACATCATAACTGTATGAAACAGATAGAAGTAGAGCCGGTTTTTAAGGCAGTAGAAACTACCTTGAGATAG
- a CDS encoding inositol-3-phosphate synthase produces the protein MLRGNEIKPAEGKLGVMLVGLGAVSTTFVAGVQAIKKGISEPFGSVTQMSTIRLGKRTENRTPLIKDFVPLANLEDLEFMAWDIFEYDAYESALKAGVLEKELLDKIEPELRSLKPQKAVFNNNYVKKLHGTYVKTGINKMDLAQQLMDDIKRFQEINNCSRLVMAWAASTEVYLESDPVHNTLESFEQGLRDNHPAIAPSMIYAYAALQMGVPFLNGAPNLNLEIPALRKLAEEKKVPVAGKDFKTGQTLMKTIIAPGLKARMLGIHGWFSTNILGNRDGEVLDDPESFKTKEVSKLSVLETILEPEKYPQLYKNLYHKVRINYYPPRGDNKESWDNIDIFGWLGYPMQIKINFLCRDSILAAPVLLDLILFIDLAQRCNMSGVQEWLSFFWKSPMTAPGLYPENDLFIQQMKMKNTLRYMMKEDLITHLGLEYYNEM, from the coding sequence ATGCTTAGAGGTAATGAAATAAAACCTGCAGAAGGCAAACTTGGCGTTATGTTAGTCGGTTTAGGAGCTGTAAGTACAACTTTTGTGGCTGGCGTTCAAGCAATTAAAAAAGGCATTTCCGAGCCCTTTGGTTCGGTCACTCAGATGTCCACAATCCGTTTAGGTAAAAGAACAGAAAATAGAACTCCTTTAATAAAGGACTTTGTTCCCTTGGCTAATTTGGAAGATTTGGAATTTATGGCTTGGGATATTTTTGAATACGATGCTTATGAATCTGCTTTAAAAGCGGGAGTTCTGGAAAAAGAACTGCTGGATAAAATAGAACCGGAACTGCGTTCTCTGAAACCACAAAAGGCGGTTTTCAACAATAACTATGTAAAAAAATTACACGGCACTTATGTGAAAACCGGAATCAATAAAATGGATTTAGCTCAGCAACTGATGGATGATATCAAACGCTTCCAGGAAATAAATAATTGTAGCCGCCTGGTTATGGCTTGGGCTGCCTCTACAGAGGTCTATTTAGAATCGGATCCTGTTCATAATACTCTGGAAAGTTTTGAACAGGGTTTGCGCGATAATCATCCGGCAATTGCCCCTTCTATGATTTATGCTTATGCCGCTTTGCAAATGGGAGTCCCTTTTCTGAACGGAGCTCCGAACTTAAATCTGGAAATTCCCGCTCTGAGAAAACTGGCGGAAGAGAAAAAAGTTCCCGTTGCAGGTAAAGATTTCAAGACAGGTCAAACCCTGATGAAAACTATAATCGCTCCAGGTTTAAAAGCCAGAATGTTAGGGATTCACGGTTGGTTCTCTACAAATATTTTAGGTAATAGAGACGGGGAAGTTCTTGATGACCCCGAAAGCTTTAAAACCAAAGAAGTTAGTAAACTTTCCGTACTGGAAACGATTCTGGAACCGGAAAAATATCCTCAACTCTATAAAAACCTTTATCATAAAGTCCGCATCAATTATTATCCCCCGCGTGGCGATAATAAAGAAAGCTGGGATAATATAGATATTTTTGGCTGGCTCGGTTATCCGATGCAAATTAAAATAAATTTCCTGTGCAGAGATAGCATTCTTGCTGCTCCTGTTTTGTTGGATTTAATTCTCTTTATAGATTTGGCACAGCGCTGTAATATGTCCGGAGTTCAGGAATGGCTTTCTTTCTTCTGGAAATCACCGATGACAGCTCCCGGGCTCTATCCTGAAAACGATCTTTTCATTCAGCAGATGAAAATGAAAAATACCCTGCGTTATATGATGAAAGAAGACCTTATTACTCATCTGGGTTTGGAGTATTATAACGAAATGTAA